The following proteins come from a genomic window of Achromobacter sp. AONIH1:
- a CDS encoding hybrid sensor histidine kinase/response regulator: MIRATSRHSRIASIGDLARVSLRMQVLFIVTLILAIIMLALCYWMISSLINVASTDARQHFQKLAYNLHGQESFLARAIKNEATRLSLTLAQGGPASFELIDSDASTYTYEGQSGSLAMPYIIKVSRNDSATGGDYSRRLQTVAAGLSNLYGSYRSPWQQPGMQVFLLDLNSPLSISVPCSEDSMTDDVHRWWRCPLSANRVRELIYTQTAKVSPSGLRWINVNLPGSGQDRIGYIIYSAIELPDALWAPETPKRNLVLATFFEMRDVYNGDAAYGRTYFQYLGTTPGLAPASDGPHEHGALEEVDSNVRFGREGVLIDTWCQDGWAAGYLVPYDRFFEAARWQPLSFVGLLLLCVVGSIVLYRRHRNLVVRPAQASHERVVESESFNRAVIDAARVAVCALRISDQQVVAKNQLAEQWLGDVEIVRQLALAPDGAVSDVEINGRHLSFIASRLTYRGEEVILATFSDISDHKRVQAALAQAKRAADDANAGKTVFLATMSHEIRTPLYGTLGTVELLGLTPLTNLQRGYLRTIQTSSAGLLNVINDILDVSKIESRQMTLKDQRLDPAALTEEVMQAYAATADAKGLQFFATIATDIPVYAHGDALRIKQVLNNLVSNAIKFTEAGWVRIDLVRAGEADGGAVLEWRIADTGLGIPASQQQMLFQPFYQAHGSSGHAMPGTGLGLYICHSLCELMQGSITLDSSPGRGSTFIFQLPLRVTADAARLAGGGEIAPTPAVWVRAPVADVAQDTCAWLVLAGASARPIHGSSVPAKRDGILVELLPERLPPIEWNGPRVSCIPDGPDKPQWSLSEIHVTSHLRHSIVEAVALAQRERPSAELPATEADGDDGHGGSEYRPDAGLRRLGLRVLVAEDNPVNRNLLVRQLEELGCEVTLCADGVETLARWSADEFDVLITDMNMPLMNGYELVRTLRARSTNAPIIGLTADALQTQRDAGFAAGLNAWVVKPVDLRTLHDALSTACARIIGSKFAGPPPPTKPKELFDSHLRAAFNTTMREDMASMRAALAARDAPAAVATLHRMRGSLAVMNAEDIARFCGVLEQKIAEEGMTAMLENAVKSTLAQLTERFTEL; encoded by the coding sequence ATGATCCGCGCCACCTCCCGGCATTCGCGCATCGCCTCCATCGGCGACCTGGCGCGGGTTTCGCTGCGCATGCAGGTCCTGTTCATCGTCACGCTGATCCTGGCCATCATCATGCTGGCCCTGTGCTACTGGATGATCAGCAGCCTGATCAACGTCGCCAGCACGGATGCGCGGCAGCACTTCCAGAAGCTGGCCTACAACCTGCACGGGCAGGAGTCTTTCCTGGCCCGCGCCATCAAGAATGAAGCCACCCGGCTGAGCCTGACCTTGGCGCAGGGCGGCCCCGCATCGTTCGAGCTGATCGACAGCGACGCCAGCACCTATACCTACGAAGGCCAGAGCGGGAGCCTGGCGATGCCGTACATCATCAAGGTCAGCCGCAACGATTCGGCCACTGGCGGCGACTACAGCCGGCGGTTGCAGACCGTGGCGGCCGGTCTGTCGAACCTCTACGGGTCCTACCGCAGTCCCTGGCAGCAGCCCGGGATGCAGGTGTTCCTGCTCGACCTGAACAGCCCTCTCAGCATCTCCGTGCCCTGCTCCGAGGATTCCATGACGGATGATGTGCATCGCTGGTGGCGCTGTCCGCTGTCGGCGAACCGGGTGCGGGAATTGATCTATACCCAGACGGCGAAAGTCAGCCCCAGCGGGCTGCGATGGATCAACGTCAACCTGCCGGGCAGCGGGCAGGACCGGATCGGCTACATCATCTACAGCGCGATTGAACTGCCGGATGCCTTGTGGGCACCCGAGACTCCCAAGCGCAATCTGGTGCTGGCCACGTTTTTCGAAATGCGCGACGTGTACAACGGCGACGCCGCATATGGCCGGACCTATTTCCAGTACCTGGGCACCACGCCCGGCCTCGCTCCCGCGTCCGACGGCCCCCACGAGCATGGCGCGCTGGAAGAGGTGGACAGCAATGTGCGCTTTGGGCGGGAAGGGGTGCTGATCGACACCTGGTGCCAGGATGGCTGGGCGGCGGGCTATCTGGTTCCCTATGATCGGTTCTTCGAGGCCGCACGCTGGCAGCCGCTTTCGTTTGTCGGCTTGCTGCTGCTCTGCGTGGTTGGCAGCATTGTGCTGTATCGGCGCCATCGGAACCTGGTGGTGCGGCCGGCCCAGGCCAGTCACGAACGGGTGGTCGAAAGCGAATCCTTCAACCGCGCCGTGATCGACGCGGCTCGCGTTGCCGTCTGCGCGCTGCGCATTTCCGACCAGCAGGTCGTCGCCAAGAACCAGCTGGCGGAGCAATGGCTGGGGGACGTGGAAATCGTCAGGCAGCTGGCCCTGGCGCCGGATGGCGCTGTCAGCGATGTCGAGATCAATGGCCGGCACCTGAGCTTCATCGCTTCGCGCCTGACCTACCGGGGCGAGGAGGTCATTCTTGCCACCTTCAGCGATATCAGCGACCACAAGCGCGTGCAGGCCGCGCTGGCGCAGGCCAAGCGCGCCGCCGACGATGCCAACGCGGGCAAGACGGTGTTCCTGGCCACCATGAGCCATGAGATCCGCACGCCGCTCTACGGCACGCTGGGCACGGTGGAATTGCTTGGCCTCACGCCGCTGACCAATCTGCAGCGCGGCTATCTGCGCACCATACAGACCTCGTCCGCCGGCCTGCTCAACGTGATCAACGATATCCTGGACGTCTCCAAGATCGAATCGCGGCAGATGACGCTCAAGGACCAGCGCCTGGATCCGGCCGCGCTCACCGAGGAGGTAATGCAGGCATACGCGGCCACCGCCGACGCCAAGGGCCTGCAGTTCTTCGCCACCATCGCCACGGACATTCCGGTCTATGCGCACGGCGACGCCCTGCGCATCAAGCAGGTGCTGAACAACCTGGTCAGCAACGCCATCAAGTTCACCGAGGCCGGCTGGGTGCGGATTGACCTGGTCAGGGCTGGCGAGGCGGACGGCGGCGCCGTGCTTGAATGGCGTATCGCCGACACCGGCCTGGGCATACCCGCGAGCCAGCAGCAGATGCTGTTCCAGCCGTTCTACCAGGCCCATGGTTCGTCCGGCCATGCGATGCCCGGTACCGGGCTGGGGCTTTATATCTGCCACAGTCTTTGCGAGCTGATGCAGGGCAGCATCACGCTGGACAGCAGTCCGGGCCGGGGCAGCACGTTCATCTTCCAGCTGCCGCTGCGGGTGACGGCGGACGCCGCGCGCCTGGCCGGTGGCGGTGAAATCGCGCCCACGCCCGCGGTATGGGTGCGCGCGCCGGTCGCCGACGTGGCGCAGGACACTTGCGCGTGGCTGGTGCTGGCCGGCGCCAGCGCGCGGCCCATCCACGGCAGCAGCGTGCCCGCCAAGCGGGACGGCATCCTGGTGGAATTGCTGCCCGAGCGGCTGCCGCCGATCGAATGGAATGGGCCGCGGGTATCGTGCATTCCAGACGGACCGGACAAGCCGCAATGGAGCCTGTCCGAAATACATGTCACCAGCCATCTGCGGCACAGCATCGTTGAAGCGGTCGCGCTGGCGCAGCGCGAGCGGCCGTCGGCCGAGCTGCCTGCAACCGAAGCGGACGGGGACGATGGCCATGGCGGGTCCGAATACCGGCCGGACGCTGGTTTGCGGCGGCTGGGGCTGCGGGTGCTGGTGGCCGAGGACAATCCGGTCAACCGGAATCTGCTGGTGCGCCAGCTTGAGGAGCTGGGCTGCGAGGTCACGCTGTGCGCGGACGGCGTGGAGACGCTGGCGCGCTGGAGCGCTGACGAATTCGACGTGCTGATCACGGACATGAACATGCCGTTGATGAACGGCTATGAACTGGTGCGCACGTTGCGCGCCCGCAGCACCAATGCGCCGATCATCGGCTTGACGGCCGACGCGCTGCAGACGCAACGGGATGCCGGTTTCGCCGCCGGCCTGAACGCATGGGTGGTGAAGCCGGTGGACCTGCGCACGCTGCATGATGCGCTGAGCACCGCCTGCGCGAGAATCATCGGCTCCAAATTCGCCGGACCGCCGCCGCCGACC
- a CDS encoding EAL domain-containing response regulator translates to MLSYRVLIVDDQLLQREYLKSLFIQAGIAQVDTAENGCHALSLLEQQRYDLVLSDLLMPELDGVQLIQRLSTYEAPPLLAVISSSPKRLISGASLVAKTLGMRVIDQLSKPAQPQAIIALVAKLKAASRLKAESLVSGQVFDRSALQHALASGEVRAWFQPKMRIADGSVRAAEALVRWVLPDGSVLLPGQFLPALILDELEDELLLSMLAQTITAQHVWQQHDFRMEVSVNLPTHLLQNADLPDRLYDHVMRLGGTPQDICFELTEGSTTDAISDYYAGACRLRMKGFGLAQDDSGQGYSSVFNLVSTPFTELKIDRSLISRCTADEGAQAAVESIVSLGRRLALNVVAEGVETWEQLALLKKLQCDMAQGFLISRALTPELLLGFLKRNPIVSR, encoded by the coding sequence ATGCTGTCTTATCGCGTCTTGATCGTCGATGATCAGCTATTGCAACGCGAATATCTGAAAAGCCTGTTCATACAGGCTGGCATCGCGCAGGTGGATACGGCCGAGAACGGCTGTCACGCCTTGAGCCTGCTGGAGCAGCAGCGCTATGACCTGGTCCTGAGCGATCTGCTCATGCCCGAGCTGGACGGCGTCCAGCTGATTCAGCGCTTGTCCACCTACGAGGCGCCGCCCTTGCTGGCGGTGATCAGCTCGTCTCCCAAGCGCCTCATCTCCGGCGCCAGCCTGGTCGCGAAGACCTTGGGCATGCGGGTCATCGATCAGTTGTCCAAGCCCGCCCAGCCGCAAGCCATCATCGCGCTGGTGGCCAAGTTGAAGGCAGCCTCGCGGCTGAAGGCCGAGTCGCTGGTGTCGGGCCAGGTGTTCGATCGTTCCGCGTTGCAGCATGCGCTGGCCTCGGGCGAGGTGCGCGCTTGGTTCCAGCCGAAGATGCGCATCGCCGACGGCTCGGTGAGGGCGGCGGAGGCGCTGGTGCGCTGGGTGTTGCCCGATGGCAGCGTGCTGCTGCCTGGCCAGTTCCTGCCAGCCCTGATACTGGACGAGCTGGAAGATGAGCTGCTATTGTCGATGCTCGCACAGACCATTACCGCTCAGCATGTGTGGCAGCAGCATGATTTCCGGATGGAGGTGTCGGTCAATCTGCCGACGCACCTGTTGCAGAATGCCGACCTGCCGGATCGTCTGTACGACCATGTCATGCGCCTGGGCGGCACCCCGCAGGACATCTGCTTTGAACTGACCGAGGGTTCGACCACGGATGCGATAAGCGACTATTACGCGGGCGCCTGCCGCCTGCGCATGAAGGGATTCGGCCTGGCCCAGGATGATTCCGGCCAGGGTTACAGCTCGGTGTTCAACCTGGTCTCCACGCCCTTCACCGAACTCAAGATCGACCGTTCCCTGATCAGCCGCTGTACGGCAGATGAAGGTGCCCAGGCCGCCGTCGAGAGTATCGTCTCGCTGGGCCGGCGCTTGGCCCTGAACGTGGTGGCCGAAGGCGTCGAAACCTGGGAGCAACTGGCCTTGTTGAAGAAACTGCAGTGCGATATGGCGCAAGGTTTCCTGATATCCCGCGCGCTGACCCCGGAATTATTGCTGGGCTTCCTGAAACGGAATCCCATCGTCTCCCGATGA
- a CDS encoding LysE family translocator, producing MSTATLLLFILASAVAIVTPGPTVLLAMSNGSRHGVRVACWGMAGAVLADMILVGAVASGLGVLLAASEVAFQAVKWVGAAYLAWLGWKMLRSDAAFVMPADDTGARHASGFKLGLRSFMVALTNPKALLFMSAFLPQFINPAAPLFAQYATLAAVLALMNVATMLAYATLGAQLVRAFRGAGLRWMNRVCGSLMMGLAATLALYRRGAQ from the coding sequence ATGTCCACCGCCACCCTGCTGCTGTTCATCCTGGCCTCGGCCGTCGCCATCGTCACCCCCGGCCCCACCGTGCTGCTGGCCATGAGCAACGGCTCGCGCCACGGCGTGCGCGTCGCCTGCTGGGGCATGGCCGGCGCGGTGCTGGCGGACATGATCCTGGTAGGCGCGGTGGCCTCCGGCCTGGGCGTGCTGCTGGCGGCGTCCGAGGTCGCCTTCCAGGCGGTCAAATGGGTTGGCGCGGCCTACCTGGCCTGGCTGGGCTGGAAGATGCTGCGCTCGGACGCCGCCTTCGTCATGCCGGCCGACGATACCGGCGCGCGCCATGCCAGCGGCTTCAAGCTGGGCTTGCGCAGCTTCATGGTGGCGCTGACCAATCCGAAGGCGCTGCTGTTCATGTCCGCCTTCCTGCCGCAATTCATCAATCCCGCCGCGCCGCTGTTCGCCCAGTACGCCACCCTGGCCGCCGTGCTGGCGCTGATGAACGTCGCGACCATGCTGGCCTACGCCACGCTGGGCGCGCAGCTGGTGCGCGCCTTCCGCGGCGCCGGCCTGCGCTGGATGAACCGCGTCTGCGGCAGCCTGATGATGGGCCTGGCCGCCACGCTGGCGCTGTATCGGCGCGGGGCGCAGTGA
- a CDS encoding type II toxin-antitoxin system HigB family toxin, whose amino-acid sequence MRIIAKKTLLTFIERHAEAEQALLAWHAEAAQATWTRPQDIKDQYASASFVGKNRVVFNIKGNTYRVIVAIAYRIGVVYVKFVGTHTEYDKIDVTTVDMG is encoded by the coding sequence ATGCGCATCATCGCCAAGAAGACGCTGCTCACGTTCATCGAACGTCATGCTGAAGCCGAACAAGCGCTGCTGGCATGGCACGCCGAAGCCGCGCAAGCAACCTGGACCAGGCCCCAAGACATCAAGGACCAATACGCGTCGGCGAGTTTCGTGGGCAAGAACAGGGTGGTGTTCAACATCAAGGGCAATACCTACCGCGTGATCGTCGCGATCGCGTACCGAATCGGCGTCGTCTACGTGAAGTTCGTCGGCACGCATACTGAATACGACAAGATAGACGTCACAACCGTGGACATGGGATGA
- a CDS encoding type II toxin-antitoxin system HigA family antitoxin: MDIHPIRTKQDYAAALKVASALVDADPAPGTEAGDKLDVLSILIERYEVDHFPLKAPSPIEAIKFRMEQAGLSVGDMKPYIGNSNRVYEVLNGRRELSLAMIRRLHDGLHIPADVLIGSA, encoded by the coding sequence ATGGACATTCATCCGATCCGGACCAAGCAGGATTACGCTGCCGCCCTGAAGGTGGCCTCCGCGCTCGTGGACGCCGATCCGGCGCCAGGCACGGAAGCGGGCGACAAACTGGACGTGCTTTCGATCCTGATCGAGCGCTACGAGGTCGATCACTTCCCGCTGAAAGCGCCCAGCCCGATCGAGGCGATCAAGTTCCGCATGGAACAGGCCGGCCTGTCGGTCGGAGACATGAAGCCCTACATCGGCAACAGCAACCGCGTCTATGAAGTGCTGAACGGCCGCCGGGAACTGAGTCTGGCGATGATCCGCAGGCTGCATGATGGGCTGCATATACCGGCAGACGTGCTGATCGGTTCCGCCTGA
- the rimO gene encoding 30S ribosomal protein S12 methylthiotransferase RimO — MSSPKVGFVSLGCPKALVDSERILTQLRTEGYEVTPEYNDADVVVVNTCGFIDSAKAESLEAIGEALAENGKVIVTGCMGVEESVIRNVHPSVLAVTGPQQYEEVVRAVHNAAPPKKDHNPYLDLVPPQGVKLTPRHYAYLKISEGCNHRCSFCIIPSMRGDLVSRPVGDVLSEAERLVKAGVKELLVISQDTSAYGVDMKFRSGFWNGRPVKTRMTELCTALSEMGVWTRLHYVYPYPHVDEIIPLMAEGKVLPYLDIPFQHASPRILKAMKRPAFEDKTLARVKRWREECPDLTIRSTFIVGFPGETEEDFQYLLDWMQEAQLDRVGCFQYSPVEGAPANLLDNPVPDEVKQERWERFMEQQQAISASRLQAKVGREIDVLIDEVDEDGAVGRSSADAPEIDGCVYVSSDEPLKPGDLVRTRVTDADEYDLWADKL; from the coding sequence ATGTCTTCCCCCAAAGTCGGCTTCGTCAGCCTGGGCTGTCCGAAAGCCCTGGTCGACTCCGAACGCATCCTGACCCAGCTCCGCACCGAAGGGTACGAAGTCACGCCCGAGTACAACGACGCGGATGTCGTGGTCGTCAACACCTGCGGCTTCATCGACAGCGCCAAGGCCGAATCGCTGGAAGCCATCGGCGAGGCGCTGGCCGAGAACGGCAAGGTCATCGTCACCGGCTGCATGGGCGTGGAAGAGTCCGTGATCCGCAACGTGCACCCCAGCGTGCTGGCCGTGACCGGACCGCAGCAATATGAAGAAGTGGTGCGCGCCGTGCACAATGCCGCGCCGCCCAAGAAAGACCACAATCCCTACCTGGACCTGGTGCCACCGCAAGGCGTCAAGCTCACGCCGCGCCACTATGCCTACCTGAAGATATCCGAAGGCTGCAATCATCGTTGCAGCTTCTGCATCATCCCGTCGATGCGCGGCGACCTGGTCAGCCGTCCGGTGGGCGACGTGCTCAGCGAGGCCGAGCGCCTGGTCAAGGCCGGCGTGAAGGAACTGCTGGTGATCTCGCAGGACACCAGCGCCTATGGCGTGGACATGAAGTTCCGCAGCGGCTTCTGGAACGGCCGCCCGGTCAAGACCCGCATGACCGAGCTCTGTACGGCCTTGTCCGAAATGGGCGTCTGGACGCGCCTGCACTATGTGTATCCCTACCCGCACGTCGACGAGATCATTCCGCTGATGGCCGAAGGCAAGGTGCTGCCGTACCTGGACATTCCGTTCCAGCACGCCAGCCCGCGCATCCTGAAGGCCATGAAGCGTCCGGCCTTCGAGGACAAGACGCTGGCGCGCGTGAAGCGCTGGCGCGAGGAATGCCCGGACCTGACCATCCGCTCGACCTTCATCGTCGGCTTCCCCGGCGAGACCGAGGAAGACTTCCAGTACCTGCTGGACTGGATGCAGGAAGCCCAGCTCGACCGCGTCGGCTGTTTCCAGTATTCGCCGGTGGAAGGCGCGCCGGCGAACCTGCTGGACAACCCCGTGCCGGACGAGGTCAAGCAGGAACGCTGGGAACGCTTCATGGAACAGCAGCAGGCCATCTCCGCCAGCCGCCTGCAGGCCAAGGTCGGCCGCGAGATCGACGTGCTGATCGATGAAGTCGACGAGGACGGCGCCGTGGGCCGCAGCAGCGCCGACGCGCCCGAGATCGACGGCTGCGTCTACGTCAGCTCGGACGAACCGCTCAAGCCCGGCGATCTGGTGCGCACGCGCGTCACCGACGCCGATGAGTACGACCTCTGGGCCGACAAGCTGTAA
- a CDS encoding multidrug efflux SMR transporter: MAWWLLIAASAAEIVMALALKYAQGWTRLWPGVLGVAAALGSVFLLTLALRQLPAGTAYAVWTGIGATGIAVLGIALFGESASLARLACIALIIGGVAGLKALEG, translated from the coding sequence ATGGCCTGGTGGTTGTTGATCGCCGCGAGCGCGGCGGAAATCGTGATGGCGCTGGCCTTGAAGTACGCGCAAGGCTGGACGCGGCTGTGGCCCGGCGTGCTGGGCGTGGCGGCGGCGTTGGGCAGTGTGTTCCTGCTGACGCTGGCGCTGCGGCAGCTGCCGGCGGGCACGGCCTATGCGGTCTGGACCGGCATCGGCGCGACCGGCATCGCCGTGCTGGGCATCGCGCTGTTCGGGGAATCGGCGTCGCTGGCGCGGCTGGCCTGCATCGCGCTGATCATCGGCGGCGTGGCCGGATTGAAGGCGTTGGAAGGCTGA
- a CDS encoding helix-turn-helix domain-containing protein — translation MDTPSTPAPTADVFNAACPSRHALELISGKWVPLLLPALADGPLRNGELLRRLDGISQKVLTQTLRDLERHGLLLREDLRTVPPHVRYRLSELGRSLNVALLALDRWAETHHQELQAAAGRHDARQAAGPDRPAPG, via the coding sequence ATGGACACGCCCTCAACGCCCGCGCCGACCGCCGACGTCTTCAACGCCGCCTGCCCCTCCCGCCACGCGCTCGAACTGATCTCCGGCAAGTGGGTGCCGCTGCTGCTGCCGGCGCTGGCCGACGGCCCCCTGCGCAACGGCGAATTGCTGCGCCGGCTCGACGGCATCTCGCAGAAGGTGTTGACGCAGACCCTGCGCGATCTCGAGCGCCACGGACTGCTGCTGCGCGAGGATCTGCGCACGGTGCCGCCGCACGTGCGCTACCGCCTGAGCGAACTGGGCCGCTCGCTCAACGTCGCGCTGCTGGCGCTGGATCGCTGGGCCGAGACCCATCACCAGGAATTGCAGGCCGCGGCAGGCAGGCACGACGCCCGGCAGGCGGCGGGACCAGACCGCCCCGCCCCCGGCTGA
- a CDS encoding TIGR00730 family Rossman fold protein, with translation MKNLCVYCGSNPGNRPDYIEQARALARELIKRDIGLVYGGSVVGIMGEVANEVLAGGGRVIGVIPELLLKKEHAHRGLTELHLVQTMHERKAMMIDKADGFIALPGGAGTLEEFFEVWTWAQLNMHEKPCGLLNVAGYYDAMLRFLDHAVAESFIRPQHRDMLVVEQDPVALLDRYAAYRAPVVSKWFEPVKAA, from the coding sequence ATGAAGAATCTCTGCGTCTATTGCGGTTCGAATCCCGGCAACCGCCCCGACTACATCGAACAGGCCCGCGCGCTGGCGCGCGAGCTGATCAAGCGCGACATCGGCCTGGTCTACGGCGGCTCGGTGGTCGGCATCATGGGCGAGGTCGCCAATGAAGTGCTGGCCGGCGGCGGCCGCGTGATCGGCGTGATCCCCGAATTGCTGCTCAAGAAAGAGCACGCGCATCGCGGCCTGACCGAGCTGCACCTGGTGCAGACCATGCACGAGCGCAAGGCCATGATGATCGACAAGGCCGACGGCTTCATCGCCCTGCCCGGCGGCGCCGGCACGCTGGAGGAGTTCTTCGAGGTCTGGACCTGGGCCCAGCTGAACATGCACGAGAAGCCCTGCGGCCTGCTCAACGTGGCCGGCTACTACGACGCCATGCTCCGGTTCCTGGACCATGCCGTGGCCGAATCCTTCATCCGCCCCCAGCACCGCGACATGCTGGTGGTCGAGCAGGACCCCGTCGCGCTGCTGGACCGCTACGCCGCCTACCGGGCGCCGGTTGTCTCGAAGTGGTTCGAACCGGTCAAGGCCGCCTGA
- a CDS encoding HAD hydrolase-like protein translates to MKYDFAAFDFDGTLADTMPWFNSVLNTVAEKYGFRQIDATEREQLRHRDPMAILKYLGIPLWKLPAIMTHMRELMRDIDPSVHLFDGMVDVLATLKAAGLRLAVVSSNSIENVQRVLGPHAAALFDDYECGTDLFGKAAKIDRLLQRHRIAPERFLLVGDEIRDIEAARKAGVRVASVGWGYNHVDALRERQPDELLLTVAELPAVLT, encoded by the coding sequence TTGAAATACGACTTCGCCGCCTTCGACTTCGATGGAACCCTGGCAGACACCATGCCCTGGTTCAACTCCGTCCTGAACACCGTGGCCGAGAAATACGGCTTTCGCCAGATCGACGCGACCGAGCGCGAACAGCTGCGCCACCGCGACCCGATGGCGATCCTGAAGTACCTGGGCATTCCTCTGTGGAAGCTGCCCGCCATCATGACCCACATGCGCGAGCTGATGCGCGACATCGACCCATCCGTGCATCTGTTCGACGGCATGGTCGATGTACTGGCCACGCTCAAGGCCGCCGGCCTGCGGCTGGCGGTGGTCAGCTCGAATTCGATCGAGAACGTGCAGCGCGTGCTCGGGCCGCACGCGGCCGCGCTGTTCGACGACTACGAATGTGGTACGGACCTGTTCGGCAAGGCGGCCAAGATCGACCGCCTGCTGCAACGGCACCGGATCGCCCCGGAACGCTTCCTGCTGGTGGGCGACGAAATCCGCGACATCGAAGCGGCGCGCAAGGCCGGCGTGCGGGTCGCCTCGGTGGGCTGGGGCTACAACCACGTCGACGCGCTGCGCGAACGCCAGCCCGATGAACTGCTGCTGACCGTGGCGGAACTGCCCGCCGTCCTGACCTGA
- a CDS encoding pyridoxamine 5'-phosphate oxidase family protein, with protein MRLDPDHLVTDPDALQALYGEPGEASLKKEVDHVHPHYRAFIEASPFAMLATAGPDGLDASPRGDPAGFVVVEDEKTLLLPDRRGNNRIDSLRNILADPRVALLFLVPGVGETLRVNGLGRISTDPALLERFGMDGKLPRSVLVVEVQTVYFQCSRALLRSRLWDASTQVPRSALPSAGRILSDLTAGTFDGVAYDRDFPARVAKTLY; from the coding sequence ATGCGCCTCGATCCCGATCACCTCGTCACCGACCCCGACGCCCTGCAAGCGCTGTACGGCGAACCCGGCGAAGCCTCGCTGAAGAAGGAAGTGGACCACGTCCACCCGCATTACCGCGCCTTCATCGAGGCCTCGCCCTTCGCCATGCTGGCCACGGCGGGACCGGACGGCCTGGACGCCTCGCCGCGCGGCGACCCGGCCGGATTCGTCGTGGTCGAGGACGAGAAAACCCTGCTGCTGCCCGACCGGCGCGGCAACAACCGCATCGACAGCCTGCGCAACATCCTGGCCGACCCACGCGTCGCCCTGCTGTTCCTGGTGCCGGGCGTGGGCGAGACGCTGCGCGTCAACGGCCTGGGCCGCATCAGCACCGATCCAGCGCTGCTGGAGCGCTTCGGCATGGACGGCAAGCTGCCGCGCTCGGTGCTGGTGGTCGAGGTGCAGACGGTGTATTTCCAGTGTTCGCGCGCGCTGCTGCGCTCGCGCCTGTGGGACGCGTCCACCCAGGTGCCGCGCAGCGCCCTGCCCAGCGCCGGCCGCATCCTGTCCGACCTGACGGCCGGCACCTTCGACGGCGTCGCCTACGACCGCGATTTTCCGGCGCGCGTGGCCAAGACGCTGTACTGA
- a CDS encoding class IV adenylate cyclase gives MARNVEIKARVDSLAAIEPIAAALSGQPPQAVAQDDTFFACAQGRLKLRAFADGHGELIFYRRADDTGPKESFYVISPTASPDTLRETLLLAYGVIGRVRKQRCVYMAGRTRIHLDRVEGLGEFLELEVVLREDESVETGMAEAHSLLASLGVKPAQLLSGAYLDLLAAQAR, from the coding sequence ATGGCCCGCAACGTGGAAATCAAGGCGCGCGTCGACAGCCTGGCCGCCATCGAGCCGATCGCGGCGGCGCTGTCGGGCCAGCCGCCCCAGGCCGTCGCCCAGGACGACACTTTCTTCGCCTGCGCCCAAGGCAGGTTGAAGCTGCGCGCCTTCGCCGACGGCCATGGCGAGCTGATCTTCTACCGCCGCGCCGACGACACCGGCCCGAAGGAAAGCTTCTATGTGATCTCGCCCACGGCATCGCCCGACACGCTGCGCGAGACGCTGCTGCTGGCCTATGGCGTCATCGGCCGGGTGCGCAAGCAGCGGTGCGTCTATATGGCCGGACGCACCCGCATCCATCTGGACCGCGTCGAAGGGCTGGGGGAATTCCTGGAACTGGAAGTGGTGCTGCGGGAAGATGAAAGCGTGGAGACCGGCATGGCCGAGGCGCACAGCCTGCTGGCCAGCCTGGGCGTGAAGCCCGCGCAACTGCTGTCCGGCGCCTACCTGGACCTGCTGGCCGCGCAGGCCCGGTGA